In a single window of the Pieris rapae chromosome 9, ilPieRapa1.1, whole genome shotgun sequence genome:
- the LOC110999703 gene encoding uncharacterized protein LOC110999703, whose protein sequence is MGCARGLCTSQSVFIFINIAFAMYSGALLSTAARLAWDPSTYTWFRFLCAAQYRVSLAYVLAAGLWLAALVYLSVAAGAAAAAARRPAAALHTYVAGVCALALSEVAYGAWLVASLAAWWRAAPEAELARKGIDLLHDIKPALLAVERYRDVAQPLYNMIEEVEARAPNNAVIVIVFAVLAVVLQVAAVVVARRLARGGVTTGRRCEPGEVGEVDSDSEALEKSAPPSAPPAGSPPPPGWHKSANLRMYTILDKIF, encoded by the exons ATGTACAGCGGCGCACTGCTGTCGACGGCGGCGCGGCTGGCGTGGGACCCCAGCACATACACATGGTTTCGATTCCTGTGCGCTGCACAATATCGTGTATCGCTGGCATACGTTCTGGCTGCTGGGTTGTGGCTAGCAGCCCTGGTATACCTGTCAGTTGCGGCTGGTGCCGCGGCTGCAGCTGCACGTCGCCCCGCCGCCGCATTGCACACTTATGTGGCGGGTGTATGCGCCTTGGCGCTAAGTGAAGTGGCGTATGGTGCGTGGCTGGTCGCCTCTTTAGCAGCTTGGTGGCGTGCCGCGCCTGAAGCCGAACTTGCGCGCAAAGGCATCGACTTACTACACGATATTAAGCCGGCGCTGCTTGCCGTCGAGCGTTACCGCGACGTCGCACAGCCACTATACAACATGATCGAG GAGGTGGAAGCACGCGCCCCAAACAATGCCGTCATAGTGATCGTTTTCGCGGTGCTGGCAGTGGTGCTGCAAGTGGCGGCGGTGGTGGTGGCCCGGCGGCTGGCACGCGGAGGAGTCACGACAGGTCGGCGTTGCGAGCCCGGTGAAGTTGGCGAGGTTGACAGTGATAGCGAGGCTCTGGAGAAAAGCGCGCCCCCATCTGCCCCGCCTGCGGGATCGCCGCCACCACCAGGATGGCACAAGTCCGCCAACTTGCGGATGTACACGATATTAGACAAGATTTTCTAG